A window of Raineyella sp. W15-4 contains these coding sequences:
- a CDS encoding glucose PTS transporter subunit EIIB, translated as MGTQKGTAMSKAESLLAGLGGADNIADLEACITRLRTEVNDPSLVDEAALRKAGAMGVVKQGRVVQVVVGPQADTIAEDIQDLM; from the coding sequence ATCGGGACACAGAAAGGGACAGCCATGAGCAAGGCTGAATCGCTCCTCGCCGGCCTCGGCGGCGCGGACAACATCGCCGACCTGGAGGCGTGCATCACCAGGCTCCGTACGGAGGTCAACGATCCGTCGCTGGTGGACGAGGCCGCCCTGCGCAAGGCGGGCGCGATGGGCGTGGTGAAGCAGGGCCGGGTGGTCCAGGTCGTGGTCGGCCCGCAGGCCGACACGATCGCCGAGGACATCCAGGACCTGATGTGA
- a CDS encoding PTS glucose transporter subunit IIA: MKVLTPVPGTVGPLSDAPDPVFAAEMVGSGVLIDPDRTPGVAVAPVSGKIAKVHPHAYAIATADGTGLLVHLGIDTVKLNGAGFEIVGPVKGEVVAGQEMIRWDPAEVAARGLSPAVLVCVLDTAPGSIVSDLLGQHVETGEPLFDVPEAAAQRGRRRS; encoded by the coding sequence GTGAAGGTCCTCACTCCCGTCCCGGGCACCGTGGGCCCGCTGAGTGACGCGCCCGACCCGGTCTTCGCCGCCGAGATGGTCGGCTCGGGCGTGCTCATCGACCCGGACCGTACGCCCGGCGTCGCCGTGGCGCCGGTCTCCGGGAAGATCGCCAAGGTCCATCCGCACGCCTACGCCATCGCCACCGCCGACGGCACCGGGCTGCTGGTCCACCTCGGCATCGACACCGTGAAGCTGAACGGCGCCGGATTCGAGATCGTCGGCCCGGTCAAGGGCGAGGTGGTCGCCGGTCAGGAGATGATCCGCTGGGACCCGGCCGAGGTGGCGGCCAGGGGTCTGTCCCCGGCGGTGCTGGTGTGCGTGCTCGACACGGCTCCGGGCAGCATCGTCTCGGACCTGCTCGGCCAGCACGTGGAGACCGGCGAGCCGCTCTTCGACGTGCCGGAGGCGGCAGCGCAGCGAGGACGGCGTCGGTCCTGA
- a CDS encoding copper homeostasis protein CutC codes for MTLVEICADDPGGEVQAEQGGAGRVELCAVAASGGVTPSIGTVEQALEHTGLPIQVLVRPRPGDFVHDRYEVDLMCRDIAWLRRLADGHPGRLGVTTGVVTPDRRVDRAGLARLVDAAGGLPVTFHRAFDDCPDLPAALADLVAAKIRRVLTAGGPGRAHDHVPELRALVSAAGHDLEILAGGGVRSDHVAQLVAATGVSQVHLRAQAPSSRGYARTSADLVAELVGALRGMPVKH; via the coding sequence ATGACCCTCGTCGAGATCTGTGCCGATGACCCGGGTGGCGAGGTGCAGGCCGAGCAGGGCGGTGCCGGCCGGGTGGAGCTCTGCGCGGTCGCCGCATCGGGGGGCGTGACGCCCAGCATCGGGACCGTGGAGCAGGCACTGGAGCACACCGGCCTGCCGATCCAGGTCCTCGTCCGGCCCCGCCCGGGCGACTTCGTGCACGACCGCTACGAGGTGGACCTGATGTGCCGCGACATCGCCTGGCTGCGCCGCCTCGCCGATGGCCATCCCGGGCGGCTCGGCGTCACCACCGGTGTGGTGACGCCGGACCGGCGCGTCGACCGTGCGGGCTTGGCCCGGCTGGTCGACGCGGCCGGCGGCCTGCCGGTGACCTTTCACCGCGCCTTCGACGACTGCCCCGATCTGCCCGCCGCCCTGGCGGACCTGGTCGCGGCGAAGATCCGCCGGGTGCTGACCGCCGGCGGTCCGGGACGTGCCCACGACCACGTGCCCGAGTTGCGTGCCCTGGTGTCAGCAGCAGGGCACGACCTCGAGATCCTCGCCGGAGGGGGCGTACGCAGCGACCACGTGGCACAGCTGGTCGCTGCGACAGGCGTCAGCCAGGTCCACCTCAGGGCACAGGCGCCGTCGAGCCGCGGCTACGCCCGGACCAGCGCCGACCTCGTGGCGGAGCTGGTCGGCGCCCTGCGGGGAATGCCTGTGAAGCACTGA
- a CDS encoding SHOCT domain-containing protein, protein MTQFWQSFWLIIEIFLFFTYLMILFHIVGDLFRDRTLNGWIKALWVVVLLLFPLLGSLAYLIIRGRGMEQRGRQAAQSAEKDLQEYIRQSAGRNPAHEIAEAKTLLDAGTITEAEFAQIKAKALA, encoded by the coding sequence ATGACGCAGTTCTGGCAGTCCTTCTGGCTGATCATCGAGATCTTCCTCTTCTTCACCTACCTGATGATCCTGTTCCACATCGTCGGCGACCTCTTCCGCGATCGGACGCTGAACGGCTGGATCAAGGCGCTGTGGGTCGTCGTCCTGCTGCTGTTCCCGCTGCTGGGTTCGCTCGCCTACCTCATCATCCGGGGCCGCGGCATGGAACAGCGCGGCCGTCAGGCCGCCCAGTCGGCGGAGAAGGACCTGCAGGAGTACATCCGGCAGTCCGCCGGACGCAACCCCGCCCACGAGATCGCCGAGGCGAAGACGCTGCTCGACGCCGGCACCATCACCGAGGCGGAGTTCGCCCAGATCAAGGCCAAGGCCCTCGCCTGA
- a CDS encoding GNAT family N-acetyltransferase, producing MTIEIHPATEDRFADLSTMLGPKNPTSSVCWCLSHRLDAKTNRSLVGPDRGAYVHRLTTRPVAPGVLAYDGEEVVGWAAVAPRSELPFERSRKIPHVDDLPVWSVWCLRVRPGRRGRGISHALLAGAVAYAAAYGAPAVEGYPVDNRGEKVDLTMAYVGTRALFEAEGFTWAAETGSVSGGFPRVVMRRALR from the coding sequence ATGACCATCGAGATCCATCCGGCGACCGAGGACCGCTTCGCCGACCTCAGCACGATGCTCGGCCCGAAGAACCCCACCTCCTCGGTCTGCTGGTGCCTCAGTCACCGCCTCGACGCGAAGACCAACCGCTCCCTGGTCGGGCCGGACCGCGGGGCGTACGTCCACCGGCTGACCACCCGCCCGGTGGCGCCGGGGGTGCTGGCGTACGACGGGGAGGAAGTGGTCGGCTGGGCGGCGGTGGCCCCGCGGTCGGAGCTGCCGTTCGAACGCTCGCGCAAGATCCCGCACGTCGACGACCTGCCGGTGTGGTCGGTCTGGTGCCTGCGGGTCCGGCCGGGGCGCCGGGGCCGGGGCATCTCGCACGCCCTGCTGGCCGGCGCGGTGGCGTACGCCGCTGCGTACGGTGCCCCGGCCGTGGAGGGCTACCCGGTGGACAACCGCGGCGAGAAGGTCGACCTCACCATGGCGTACGTGGGGACCCGGGCGTTGTTCGAGGCCGAGGGGTTCACCTGGGCGGCGGAGACCGGCTCGGTCTCCGGCGGCTTCCCCCGCGTGGTGATGCGGCGGGCGCTGCGCTGA
- a CDS encoding exonuclease domain-containing protein, translating into MGLDFVAIDFETANASRASACAVGLAVVEGGVVTSQEGWLIRPPGGAGRFDRRNIAIHGITAADCTAHGLSWAETERRLAAVTAGRVAVAHNASFDRSVWAAANAESGITTATARFCCTLDLSRRAFPRLHRPLPDYKLHTVAAALSLPPFRHHDAEDDAVTAAMIVLELARRARCDGLAQLWPAGPTPPAAPRGTAPTALGPVRTLRTTAEVARRH; encoded by the coding sequence ATGGGCCTCGATTTCGTGGCGATCGACTTCGAGACCGCGAATGCCTCGCGTGCCTCGGCCTGCGCGGTGGGTCTGGCGGTCGTGGAGGGCGGGGTCGTCACCTCGCAGGAGGGGTGGCTGATCCGGCCGCCCGGAGGTGCCGGCCGGTTCGACCGGCGCAACATCGCCATCCACGGCATCACCGCGGCCGACTGTACCGCCCACGGACTCAGCTGGGCGGAGACCGAACGCCGGCTGGCGGCAGTCACCGCGGGCCGCGTCGCGGTGGCCCACAACGCCTCGTTCGATCGGTCGGTCTGGGCGGCCGCCAATGCCGAGAGCGGGATCACGACGGCGACCGCCCGGTTCTGCTGCACCCTCGACCTGTCTCGCCGGGCCTTCCCCCGGCTGCACCGGCCGCTGCCCGACTACAAGCTGCACACCGTCGCCGCGGCCCTGTCCCTGCCCCCGTTCCGCCATCACGACGCCGAGGACGACGCGGTCACCGCGGCGATGATCGTGCTCGAACTCGCCCGGCGGGCCCGGTGCGACGGACTGGCGCAACTGTGGCCCGCCGGACCGACGCCACCGGCCGCGCCACGTGGTACAGCCCCGACCGCACTCGGCCCCGTACGGACGTTGCGCACCACCGCGGAGGTGGCCCGTCGGCACTGA